A window of Miscanthus floridulus cultivar M001 chromosome 12, ASM1932011v1, whole genome shotgun sequence genomic DNA:
CATTGCCAGCTAGTCGCATACGACCGGTGGTTCCCTTTTTCCAAGGATGCATATGTCCTAGTTTGAAACTTCTGATCATATATATGTAGAGAGATCGAAATCACAAAGGAAGCTAACATAAAAAGTCTCGCCGTTGTCTTGTCCATGACCAGACGAGGCGTGCGTGGGTGGGCGCGAGTGGTACTTCTTCAGCCTGCACGACCGCAAGTATGCGACGGGGCAGCGGACCAACCGCGCCACGCGCTCCGGGTACTGGAAGGCCACGGGCAAGGACCGCCCCATCTCCATCTCCGGCCGCCGCGGAGGCGGCGCCGGCGCGCTGGTGGGGATGCGCAAGACGCTGGTGTTCTACCAGGGCAGGGCGCCCCGAGGGACCAAGACcgagtgggtcatgcacgagtTCCGCGTGGACGGCCCGGCCGTTGCCGACCGCCCCGGCTCACCTCTCCTGCAGGTACACGCCCGTTACATGGGTGCCCTCGCTCGTCTCTGTCTGCATCTGTTTCGTGTGATTTTGAGTGCAGTGCAGTGTTAAGTATTAACCACGCACTTGGTCAGAACATAAAGCATGTAAAAACACCTGAATTACCATGTTAGTTAATGTCGCTCATGCAGGCAAAGCTGCTCTCTGCACCTCATGTTTCTGTCAGACAAACAACAAAAATGCAATCTTTTCGTTTTCGCTGAGGCTAGCAAGAGATCCTGCTCTGAACATTCTGATGTGAATATATGATAAACTAGTTGAGCCACTTGGCAATCATTGTAGCTGACCTGGTCCTGCCCAATGATTCCAAACATGGTACACATCGCCAATCCGTTCCAAGGTAGTTCAGTGGTTTCTTTCAATCCCACGCATGGTGCATCAGCATCACTAAATTAGCAGCGGTGTAGTACGTGCGCAAAACATTTGAAAAAAGTTTTGACCCCCTGTGTGCCGCCTGTTCTTTACACGCCAAGTTGGCCTTTGTTTTCATCGACATGACATCTAGTGCATACTCCAGCgtatattcttttttttttgcgaaaataCTCCAGCGTATATTCAATTGTACGAGTTCCAAACTGACTGATGATCGATCAAGCAACGAGGTGCGTTTACTAGCAGACTCCAGAGAGTTCACACGTGAGGCTACCCATGTTTGATCCGATCAATGTCTCATTCACATGCTCTGAAGTCTGAATTTGTCAAATCGGCTGCACACGCGTAGGGCCGTCAGTATATGTATATCTCACTGTCTGAATTTTTGTACTCAATTGCAGGAGGATTGGGTCCTGTGCAGGGTGTTCTACAAGAGCCGAACTACCACCACAAGACCGGCGGCAGGCCCCGACGAGGCCGGGTCACTGTCCACGTCCAGCGAGCTGATCGGCCTGCCGATGCCGCAAATGGCACCTGCCGACGACGCCTACCTGTCCTTCGACAGCACACCGGCGACCGGTGGCTACTACTACCACCAAGACTCCGGCCTCGCGGACGCGCACCACCTGCTGCCGGCGCCGGCGCAGCCGTTCAGCAAGAGTAACCTGTCGAGCTTCCGGGACTTGCTGAGCAGCATGGTAGAAGGCAGCGACGCCGCCGCTCCGGAGACGACGGAGCTCCACCTGCAGGGCTGGACCGAGGCGGCCTACGCGCAGCAGCAGGGCGGCGTGATGTCGTCGCACTCGCAGCAGACATGGAACCCGTTTCTGAGCTCTGGATGACGGCACACGGCTGGGCTAACGTGTGCGTGGCAGGCAGCGCGTGTGTAGTGACTAGTGAATAGTGAGCAGCTTGTTTGTCTGCTTTGGTTTCTGTAACTTTCTGCTTAGGCCCAAGTACTTGCCTGGCAAAAAGTGTTGTCTGAAAGTTGCCGATAAATTCTATGAAATCTGCCTAGCCAGGTAAGGTAGAAGATGTTGCGTACCTAGAATGCTAATAAAAGATATAATACCATTTTAAAACATACACGGTTACTGTTAGAATGTacaaacaataaataaataaaaccatCCACATATTTTATCAATTGACAATATatttgaaattacaaataaatttaATAGTTTTCCTAGCTATTTAAAAAATGTCACAAGGAAAGACGTACGAGGAACAAAGATATTTATAATTACACTGTATACACGATGCTAGTGCAGGTTTATTGGTAGAGAACTGAAAAGAAGAACGTAATATGTTTCTAAAAAAACGCAATCTGGACTTCTGATTAGACACAGTACCAACTAATACAAAGAATAGCAGTAAATAAGGCAACAAGTGATTAGACGGGTGATTAGTCCAGGCAAACCAGCAGCTGCACCCCAGGCGACTGTTTTCGTGCGCCTCCTGGGGGCTGATGCCTGGGACAGACAGCTCACCAAGGCAGCATCCAAATACCGCACAGGCAGCATCCAGTAACGCTATAGGTCAGACATCTTCTACCCAGGTTTCAATCCAAACACGCCTAGTGCATGTGATCTCTGCCGTTTGTTAGCCGTAGGGTATAACGGA
This region includes:
- the LOC136498025 gene encoding NAC domain-containing protein 21/22-like, which encodes MSLISMMEARLPPGFRFHPRDDELVLDYLCRKLSGKGGGGGAAYSGIAMVDVDLNKCEPWDLPDEACVGGREWYFFSLHDRKYATGQRTNRATRSGYWKATGKDRPISISGRRGGGAGALVGMRKTLVFYQGRAPRGTKTEWVMHEFRVDGPAVADRPGSPLLQEDWVLCRVFYKSRTTTTRPAAGPDEAGSLSTSSELIGLPMPQMAPADDAYLSFDSTPATGGYYYHQDSGLADAHHLLPAPAQPFSKSNLSSFRDLLSSMVEGSDAAAPETTELHLQGWTEAAYAQQQGGVMSSHSQQTWNPFLSSG